The following DNA comes from Halostagnicola kamekurae.
TTGCTCTTCGACGCTGATAAGTTGGATGCGACTGGCGCTGTCGGAATCGTTCGACTCGCCTGTATCATCGGTGAGCGCTCAGGGCGTACTGGTAATCAGTATGCAGTTATAGATGACAAAACGACACTTAGTGGAGATCGTGCCGAAGTACCGGATATCGATCTCGTATGCGAGTGGGCACGTGAGCGCCTTGATGCGTTGCAGACTGACCCAGGCCGACGCCTTGGAGAGTCTCGATGGGACTTTATGGAGAACTTCTTTACTCAGTTCACTCACGAAATTGATGCAGGCCCAAAAAAGTAAGACAGCTGTGCGTTCCGCAGCGGCGTCAAACCGCTCTTTCTCTGAGATTTTCAATAAGGCCGTTAGAGAGGTACTTCGGTCATAGGATGGATAAAGACCGGATATCGACAGTCAATAGTCCCAGCTAATTCGCTCCGAACGGAGATGTTTGTCATCTCCTGAGGGGTGAGGGACGTTCACAGAATGTAGCGTCCCTCAACGAATCAATGACTTCGAGCGACAGCTCAGTGGTATCCTTCGCTGAGTCGGATACCAGACGAGACGAGATGCATCGCATGATGGACATTGGCTGAAGACATTGTCGCAGAAATCGACGAAGCGGCCTCGAGCGATCAGTTTCAGGAGTGGTTCGACATCCAGAGTCATTTCCTCGACTACTTCTATCACAACGCGCTCCTCATTACTCGCCAGTGTCCCGAGGCAACTCGAGTCGCGGGCTACCGAATGTGGCAGACGGAGTTCGACCGGTATGTGAAAGAGGGCGAGACAGCGGTCGGGATCTGGGCGCTGATCATCGCCAAGCAGTGTCCCAGGTGTGAGAATTCGCCGTCGTACCACGAGCGGAGTGACTGTGAGTACGACGAGACGCCACCTGAAGCGTGGTCGAAAGGCTTAGTGGGCTTTCGGCCTACATCGGTACTCGATATTTCTCAGACCGAAGGAGGGCCACTCCCCGAACTCGAGATCGACGCAACTGGGGATGCCGACGAGCTGGTACCAGTGCTGCTTGAGGGATCGAAAACGCTTGATGTCGATGTCGAGGTGATTTCCAAACCAGCGTAAACACACGGCGACGCTGAGGGTATCTGTCAGTATCGATCTCCTACAGAACAGCCACTCGTCGAAGTACAAGATCGGGAGAATAGCGCAGCTTTAGCTGTACCGCTCGTCCACGAGTACGCCCACGCACTCTTACACGGTGGCGTCGACGAGATTGAGCGGTAGAAACGCGAACTCGAGGCGGAAGCTGTGGGCTATATCGTTGGGCGGTACTTCGGGCTGGATACGAGCGGCTCAGCCTTCTACCTAGCCGCGTGGGAAGGCGACGAGCCAGAAGCAATTCTCGACCGCCTCGAGCGGATCAGTTCGACAGCGGGGGAAATTATTGATGCCGCTGAAAGGGAGATGGCCAAAACAAACTGAAGAGAACTCGGCTATTGAAATTGTATATCTGTTCTCCAAGAAAGATATATGTGGTCTGGCCTCGAAGAAGGTTGTATGACAAAACGGTCAACCTCTGCAGACGATCCGTCAAAACAGTGGGATACGGATCGGACGACGTTCCAGCGTGTCTACGACATTCTCGTTGGCACTACGGATCCCGTTTCTGCACAACGGTTCGCAGAGTGGGCTCGCTGTTCTGAGACCGGTGCTCGCCAGGCACTTGAGCAACTTGTCGAGATGGGAATTGCAGAACGAACAGGAACCCGACCAGCTCAGTATCAGCGGAATCCATCGTACTTCCAGTGGAAGCGTGTTGAAACGCTTGCGCGCGAACACAGTCCCAGTGAGCTTCGTTCGCGTTTGGCAGAACTCGTTGAAAGAGACCAGGACCTGCAGGAAACGTATGGGGTCCCAGATCCGGATGCTGTCGTTGTCTCTGATGATCCTGTCGAAGACCACGAAGCGCTTCACGACCGGTGGGACGACCTTACAGAATGGCGGACAATCCGACAGGATATAACAATCTTGAAACGGGCTGTTCAACGGGCCGAGTCATCAAACGATGGTCGAATCCAGTCAAAGACGTGACGGGACGAGACGAAACGCCAAGCGGTCCTCTTGATGTTCCGACGCTCGAGGTACTGGCACAGCGTGCAGCGACCCATCCACTTGTTTCCACCGGGGAGTTTCGGCCTGATGCAATTTCTCCGCGTGTCCTCGAGATCCAGTTAGACAGCACACAGTATCCTTCTGCAGTACGCGAAGCTCGAGTGGATATTCGATGGTTTGTCGGAGGCGACTACACAGTTCACTATATCGAGATTCGTGAGGAGAAGACCTGGCAATGCCGATGGGATCGCCACCCGAAACCAGAGACGCCTCGGAACCACTATCATCCACCACCAGATGCGTCCGCAGATGTAGAGCAGTCCACACTCGAGTCTGCCCATCATTTGGATGTCCTCTTTGCCGTGTTGGAGTGGGTCGAAGATCGAGTCCAAGCGTTGCATTGCTAATCCGGTCGCTATCTTTAAGCAGCGAGGGAGTCCCCGCTCTTTCCAGTAGTTGCCGATCCAAATTTCAGGGGGATCGTTGGAACCGGAGGAGATCAGTAAACGGCGCGGAGGATGTCACCTGCGCAAGCATACTTCTCCGACGACGATCTCTGGCGGGACTTGCTCTACGACTGCACGAGCAGCTGATAGAGAAGTGCTCGTTGCCGCAAAGCTCCATAGTGGCCGGAAAACAGATCTCGCTGATGTTCTTACCGCAATTCCATCAATCGACATAGACATGATCGAGTCACATCTGCATCGTGGAGATGCTGATGCTCTCCGAGAACAGCTCAGTGATGCACAGCCGTTCATCGATGATGGTGAACTGAAGTACTGTTTTAAGAGTGTGTTTGGCCAATCGGCGACATTGGCCGAAGACATCCCTTGAGTTCCTCAAGCGACAACAACAGTGAGGTACCGCTCATTGACTCGGCGAAAGTCACCTGCTCGTTAGTTTTCAGGCTCCGTGATACGGAGTTCGTCGTTAACCTCGTAGAGATACCCGCGATCAATCAGCCGGGACAGCGCATGGGTCGCATCCCCGGCTTCGAGATCCACCTGTTCGGAATCACGAAGGACCTCGAGTGCGTGTTCTCGCGGAATCGACTGCCCGCTTTGCTCCGCCGCTGCGTTGGAACTGTAGGTAGACAAAATCTCGTACACGTCCGTAATCCACTCTGGAAGTGGTGGGCGTGGATCAGTGAGGTCGGTCATCTCAACGCTGTACTAGCAACTTCACGATCAACCCGCATAAGAATATTCCCCGATGGAGACTCAAACTGACGTGGAGAGATCCATCTCGAGGGGATCATCTGAACACCCAAAGTCCTGAATTACTGAGTGAGAGATATCTCCTCCCACGGTTCCCTCGTCTATAGGTCCATGAAACTTTAGCCGCCAGTGTCAAACGAAGCCGGCCACTTCAGAACGGATATTTCGATACCGCCGCTTCCGCTGCTACCAACGGCTATTCAACCGTTACGACGACTTTCCCCTGATGGTCGCCCGCCTCAAGGTATCGGTACGCCTCGCGGACCTCGTCAAAGTCGAACGTGCGGTCGATTACTGGTTCCATCTCCGTCGCAGCCATGGCTCGGTTCATCCGGTCGAACATCGCGCGGCTGCCGACGCCGATTACGCCCTCGACCGTGAGCGCCTTCTGGAGGATCGGACCCGGGTGGACCTGCCCGTCCTGCCCGGAGAGCACGCCGATGAGGTGAACGTGCCCGTCGACGGCGGCCGCTTCGAGCGACCGCTCGAGCGTTCCTGGCCCGCCGACCTCGACGACGTGATCGACCCCGCCCATCCGTTCCTGTATGGCCTCGCCCCAGTCGGGAGTCTCCTCGTAGTTTAGTGTCCACGCGGCACCGAGGTCGCGGGCGCGTTCGAGTTTGTCGTCACTCGAGGAGGTGACGAACACCTCCGCTCCGTGCATCGTGGCGAACTGGAGCGCGAACGTCGAGACGCCGCCCGTTCCAAGTGCCAAGACGCGTTCGTCCGCACCGATGGTTCCGTCTTCGACGAGCGCCCGCCACGCGGTCAGACCGGCACACGAAAGCGTTGCGCCCTGTTCATAGGAGAGGTGCTCGGGGAGTGTCGCGAGGCTCTCGGCGGGGAACGTGGTGTACTCGGCGAGTGCTCCGTCGACGTTCCCTCCGGTCATCCGTCCCATCTTCGCCCGCGTTCCGGGGCCGTCGATCCAGTCGGGCGCGAACGGCGTCGCGACTCGATCGCCTTCCGAAAGCCGCTCGACATTCTCACCGACTGCGACGACCTCCCCGGCCCCGTCGGAGAGGGGGACGACCGGTAGCGCCGCGCCGGGATAGACGAGATCGTCGTTTGCGATCGCCAGATCGCGATAGTTGAGCGATGCCGCATGGATGCGGACGAGCGCCTCGTCGGCGCTTGGTGTGGGCCGTTCGCGATCGATCTGGACGACCCCGTCGTAGTCGGTCGTGGCTTCTTGCACTTCGTACGCTTTCATCGGATGAGAATAGGGAGGCTCGAAACTTTGGTGCTTGGACTAACAACTGTTTTGCTGGTACTTCCGATAATCTGTTCGATCGCAACGGATTCTTCGGAGAAAAGAACGTCCGCGCGTTCAGCACCGATTGAGTGGACTGAGGCTGTTTGATATTTGTATGGAGCCATACAAGCGTTTATACGCTGGAAGAGTCAAGACTAGGTTGACCAATGAGCCTTGACCAGACGGTTGACGAAGCGCTCGCGACGTACAATATGTCGCGCAGCGAAGAGGCCGAGGAAACGGGCCGAACAGTCGCCACGCTCCAAGACTAACGGCACTCCTTAGTCGAGGCTACGAACCTTTTCAGCGAACTCTGCTTTCGATAGCCCCGGAATTTCTTTCAGCTCTGGATATCCTGCGCGTTCGACGCCCTCCTCAACGAACTCGATCCAAAGCTTTTCGTGCTTCTCTGCGTAGACGATCTTTGCCTCGCTTGGGTACATATCCAGCTCGTATGCAGTCAAGTCAATTTCTACTGCGTGTTTTCGCTCAAGCGTTCTCGCACCGAAACTGTACAGGTGTTGCACAGAATGTTCTTCCGTCGAACGGTCAACAGCCGCTTTGATTCGTTGATGTACTCATTAACCCGCTCCTGTCAGTCGGACGTCTCTGGTTCGACTTCTATAGGCGTTTTCAGCATGGAGAAGGCGAATCAGACTCCGGGGGTAGAACTGGATCAGTGCGACAGCGGTCCGATGGTTGGCGTTCGGAAGTGCGTGTTTCAAATCAGGTTCAAGGGGAGTCGACCCGCAATATCCGTTGTTGAATCCCTGATAGACGAAGCAGGCAATGAGAATCCACTTCAGCGCTCCCGACCGCCCTTCGAGTTCTGGTAATTGGACTTCGTCAGGTCGTCTAGCTTCTTTTAGCGGCGGATGACTGCCTTGATTTCTCACCAGCGTCGATGACCGGATAGACATCGCTAGAAGAGAGAAAACCAACTGCAGGATTGAAACTTGTGCCCTGAGCCGGAGCTGGCAAATCATTGAACTTCGATAGGAACGGTACGCTCGAGACGAGCAACGACTTCCTCCCCATCTGAAAGATATGGTAACTTTGCAGGCATATCGTCGCTCGTTTCGATAGACACAGTACTGTAACCGAGCCGGTGACCGATGCGACTCCGCGTGATCGAAACCTGCTCGATCTCCGCATAGGGGAGTTTCCACTGCGGTTCTTGGAGCCAGCGGTCGTAGCAAACCAACTGACCATCGTAGAACTCATACTCAAGTGTCGCGTTTCGCGGGTACGAGATCGCAAGACCGCACACTATGAGACCACCCAACGCGATGCTTCCGAGGATTAGTGCGAATGACCACGACCCGCCTAGTATCACTGTAGCGGTAGCACAGACGAAAAGAAATCCAAACCAGGTTCCAAAGGCATGCTGTCTAAGTCCAACGAACGTGCTTGCGACGATACTCCCCAAGCGTCTGGGACAGACGGTCAGTTGTGGCCACGTCTTTGGTCGCGAAACCGACGGAAGCTCCGCGGTCAATTGTTTCGGTGACATCTGCTGACGAAAGCTACGCTCGAAAGAGAATGTGTCGGAATGTGCACCAATCTTCTCGAACCGGGCACGATTTCGACAACGGGTGAGTAATTCTAGAATCGTCTTTCCGATGCCGATCGCGACGGGGAAAGATGTGAGCCAACTCAGGTTCAGGGGATGATCAGTAAGATCTGCCATCATTATAACGAGCGAGGCGATACCAAACACATACGCGAGTGGTGGACCGACAGTTGCCGTCGGTGTCGTCCATCTATATCGCCGTTCATCGAAGTACGGTCGAGCCGTTATCAGATGGAGAAGACAAAGGAAACTTGCGACAGTCACTACGGACAGAAGCGTTGTCGGTGAATATGAAAATGGAGATGCAGAGCGATAGAACGCGAGTAAGCCTGTCACGAGCCATACTCCAAGACCGACCAGCAGAAACCCGAGTAGCGGACCATTTCGAGCGTAGAAGGGAAACCCACAGACAGTGATTGAGCCGCGCTTTACCTGCATCGTGAGTTCACGTCGACTGTCTGGCAACGGCAGAGTGACGAGCCTCGCCGGGCCAGTTTTCACGAATCCGACACCGACGGCTACACCTCCTTCGAGCCAGTAAACCATCAATAGATCGGTCATATCCCAATTGAAGGCAAACAATACCAATAGCGGGAGTAAATTTACAATAGCAATGAGGAACACAATAGAGCGGCTAAATGCCCAGAAGCCATCAGTCCTATCTACCATCAGGAGTTAAGTGTTTAATTTAGATTCTATTAAACATTTATATATTAGAATATAAATAAGGGAGAGGATAATTTATGCAATCTAACAGGGACTGATCAACAATATGTAGCTTCTTTGTACGTAACGCTGTCTTAGCAGTCGCACCTGGGTCAATACACGTGAACGAACAGGCAGCGATATCTGCCAGATTGAGGCGAGCGTGGCGGCGACGAAGCAGCGAGGCGTAGAATTCTCGAACTATCTCGAGGATGCGGTGCTTCGTACGCGCCGTCAAGTTCCTCGTTCAAGCGGTCGAATGCCACGAGACATTCATCAATCGCCTCGTGTCTGGACGGCGCTCTCTCGCTCGACAGATGAAAGTATGTCACAGTGCTCGTTCGCCTTCACGTAGGCGTGGACGTATCGGTTGAGGCGGTAGCGGTAGATCTGGATGGTCGTTTCGGACTGGATCGACTCCTTGCGCTCGGCGTGCTTCTTAAGGAACGGTTCCAGGGCCTCGACGGTATCGAAGTTGTCGCTCGCCCCGTCCTAGCTGTCGTCTTTGTCCTCAATGAACTCAAGTTCTCCTTTCCAGAACTCGGTAAACGTCTGGTCGTAGTGTTCTCGGAGTGTGTAAATTAGCGTCCGGAATCCATTGTCGCGGAGCCACTGATGGAAGAGTTGCTCGGCCTCGGGTATGCGGCGTTGTCACGTAGTGTCGGCACTGCAATGGTGAAGGGGTTGTGACTGGTGACCACCCGCAGATGGGGTAATAAGAGCGTTCAGTCCTAACCAACACTCGAATAGCGCTGGTTATGTTGGTGAATATTCCACTCGAATTCGCCGACGAACTAGTACAGAAAATCGTTCAGTTGTCTTCCTCGGCCGGCCGATCCTCGAGCGGATCTGGCATATCGTAT
Coding sequences within:
- a CDS encoding DUF7342 family protein, with product MTKRSTSADDPSKQWDTDRTTFQRVYDILVGTTDPVSAQRFAEWARCSETGARQALEQLVEMGIAERTGTRPAQYQRNPSYFQWKRVETLAREHSPSELRSRLAELVERDQDLQETYGVPDPDAVVVSDDPVEDHEALHDRWDDLTEWRTIRQDITILKRAVQRAESSNDGRIQSKT
- a CDS encoding PH domain-containing protein, producing the protein MVDRTDGFWAFSRSIVFLIAIVNLLPLLVLFAFNWDMTDLLMVYWLEGGVAVGVGFVKTGPARLVTLPLPDSRRELTMQVKRGSITVCGFPFYARNGPLLGFLLVGLGVWLVTGLLAFYRSASPFSYSPTTLLSVVTVASFLCLLHLITARPYFDERRYRWTTPTATVGPPLAYVFGIASLVIMMADLTDHPLNLSWLTSFPVAIGIGKTILELLTRCRNRARFEKIGAHSDTFSFERSFRQQMSPKQLTAELPSVSRPKTWPQLTVCPRRLGSIVASTFVGLRQHAFGTWFGFLFVCATATVILGGSWSFALILGSIALGGLIVCGLAISYPRNATLEYEFYDGQLVCYDRWLQEPQWKLPYAEIEQVSITRSRIGHRLGYSTVSIETSDDMPAKLPYLSDGEEVVARLERTVPIEVQ
- a CDS encoding zinc-dependent alcohol dehydrogenase family protein; its protein translation is MKAYEVQEATTDYDGVVQIDRERPTPSADEALVRIHAASLNYRDLAIANDDLVYPGAALPVVPLSDGAGEVVAVGENVERLSEGDRVATPFAPDWIDGPGTRAKMGRMTGGNVDGALAEYTTFPAESLATLPEHLSYEQGATLSCAGLTAWRALVEDGTIGADERVLALGTGGVSTFALQFATMHGAEVFVTSSSDDKLERARDLGAAWTLNYEETPDWGEAIQERMGGVDHVVEVGGPGTLERSLEAAAVDGHVHLIGVLSGQDGQVHPGPILQKALTVEGVIGVGSRAMFDRMNRAMAATEMEPVIDRTFDFDEVREAYRYLEAGDHQGKVVVTVE